One Terriglobales bacterium DNA window includes the following coding sequences:
- a CDS encoding histidine triad nucleotide-binding protein yields the protein MSDCLFCKIIEGTIPSKKVYEDESTFAFEDIDPQAPTHVLIVPKRHIVDIKEARPEDAELIGYCQLVAAKIARQRNIENGYRTVYNVGPGAGQTVLHLHLHLLGGRPLKWPPG from the coding sequence ATGAGCGACTGCCTGTTCTGCAAGATCATTGAAGGCACAATACCCAGCAAGAAAGTTTACGAAGACGAGAGCACGTTTGCCTTCGAAGACATTGACCCGCAGGCACCAACCCATGTCCTCATTGTTCCTAAGCGACACATCGTGGACATCAAAGAAGCCAGGCCGGAAGACGCCGAGTTGATCGGTTACTGCCAGTTGGTCGCAGCCAAAATCGCGCGCCAGCGCAACATCGAGAACGGATACCGCACGGTCTATAACGTGGGCCCGGGAGCGGGCCAGACTGTGCTTCATTTGCATTTACATCTGTTGGGCGGACGGCCGTTGAAATGGCCACCGGGATAA